One window of Salvelinus fontinalis isolate EN_2023a chromosome 19, ASM2944872v1, whole genome shotgun sequence genomic DNA carries:
- the LOC129816568 gene encoding zinc finger protein Helios-like, producing METEATDVYSASNGDCSPRKTENSRMLVDLSANTPNGQQLQHPNSPTENTIKQEDETEDEGDRRTTAEDMGQSGEEGSGLEEPMIDSPNNLQDGVPGSEGSCDPGTRLPNGDRPFQCNQCGVSFTQKGNLLRHIKLHTGEKPFKCPFCSYACRRRDALTGHLRTHSVGKPHKCNYCGRSYKQRISLEEHKERCHNYLQSVAMDPTSITGHYPGEVPKEQRPLAEPVAKATFDRPPVIERLQSNMGKRKSTTPQKFVGEKMMRYSFPELSYDMSLKYEKEAELMQAHMMDQAINNAISYLGSDSLRPLVHHPHPHGPHGPHPSLSMAEVVNMGNPLYHHVYPLEPGPGHRMDRPSSRDAPPHSSPLHPPLPDFTPSSNGPIALTRPKQHQLQGTREEREYPSNSGLDSAESARSSPQERLGYHRNHRNNPHPHPRPRSSPSPANGGREEGRGGAEVGGVGFTAEVARGQAAETSRDGVRVFGREGREVRVFQCEHCCVLFLDHVMYTIHMGCHGYRDPLECNICGHRSKDCYEFSSHIVRGEHTFQ from the exons gtAACGGAGACTGCTCTCCCAGGAAGACAGAGAACTCTAGAATGTTGGTGGACCTGTCGGCAAACACACCCAATGGACAGCAGCTCCAGCATCCTAATTCACCCACTG AAAACACAATCAAACAGGAAGATGAGACAGAAGATGAAGGGGACAGGAGGACCACAGCAGAGGACATGGGCCAAAGCGGGGAAGAGGGATCGGGTTTGGAGGAGCCCATGATTGACAGCCCAAACAACCTACAGGATGGGGTCCCCGGGTCAGAAGGGTCATGTGACCCAGGAACTCGGCTGCCCAATG GTGATAGGCCGTTCCAGTGTAACCAGTGTGGTGTGTCATTCACTCAGAAGGGCAATCTGTTGAGACACATTAAGCTGCACACGGGGGAGAAGCCCTTCAAATGCCCCTTCTGCAGCTACGCCTGCCGCCGTCGTGACGCACTCACAGGCCACCTACGCACACACTCAG TGGGAAAACCACACAAGTGCAACTACTGTGGGCGGAGCTACAAACAGAGGATTTCATTGGAGGAGCATAAAGAGCGTTGCCATAACTACCTCCAGAGTGTTGCCATGGATCCCACCTCCATCACCGGGCATTATCCAG GTGAGGTCCCTAAAGAGCAGAGGCCCCTGGCCGAGCCTGTTGCCAAGGCAACCTTCGACCGCCCACCAGTCATCGAGAGACTGCAGAGTAACATGGGGAAGAGGAAGAGCACCACCCCACAAAAGTTTGTGG GTGAGAAGATGATGCGTTACAGTTTCCCAGAGCTGAGCTATGACATGAGTCTGAAGTATGAGAAGGAGGCGGAGCTGATGCAGGCTCACATGATGGACCAGGCTATCAACAACGCCATCTCTTACCTGGGCTCTGATTCCCTGAGACCCCTGGTCCACCACCCCCATCCGCACGGTCCACACGGTCCACACCCATCCCTCTCAATGGCTGAGGTGGTAAACATGGGCAACCCCCTCTACCACCACGTCTACCCCCTGGAACCAGGGCCAGGGCACCGTATGGACCGACCAAGCAGCCGGGACGCCCCACCTCATTCTTCACCTCTGCACCCTCCTCTTCCTGACTTTACTCCCTCCTCCAACGGGCCCATCGCCCTCACCAGACCCAAGCAGCACCAGCTCCAGGGtaccagggaggagagagagtatcCTAGCAACAGTGGGCTGGACTCGGCCGAATCTGCCCGGAGCAGCCCTCAGGAGAGGCTAGGTTACCACAGGAACCACAGAAacaacccccacccccacccccgacCCAGGTCCAGCCCCAGCCCAGCCAATggcgggagagaggaggggcgagGTGGGGCTGaggtgggtggggtggggttTACAGCGGAGGTGGCCCGGGGACAGGCGGCAGAGACGAGTCGGGACGGGGTGCGTGTGTTTGGGCGAGAGGGCCGGGAGGTGAGGGTGTTCCAGTGTGAGCACTGCTGTGTTCTCTTCCTGGACCACGTTATGTACACCATCCACATGGGCTGTCATGGTTACAGGGACCCGCTGGAGTGCAACATCTGTGGCCACCGCAGTAAGGACTGCTACGAGTTCTCATCTCACATCGTCCGCGGGGAACACACCTTCCAGTAG